In bacterium, a single genomic region encodes these proteins:
- the cdaA gene encoding diadenylate cyclase CdaA gives MVGGLLSIGVIDVLDILLVAFIIYWVLLFIRGTRAVQILFGLLILMVMYVVAKKAGMVTFQWLVGNFLENLLVVLVVVFHSEIRRGLAKIGQWRLFGGRGSAPDPDVIEQLSRSAFLLAGERTGAILLLEREMGLEEFVEHGKKLDAIFSYELAASIFATSSPVHDGAVVIRHDRIAAAGVILPIPAESIETRGMGTRHRAAFGVASETDAVAVVVSEETGNVTVFSNRSANRAETVEQLRDTLGLLFNKQEATRVRG, from the coding sequence ATGGTAGGCGGCCTCCTCTCCATCGGGGTGATCGACGTACTCGACATCCTCCTGGTCGCCTTCATCATCTACTGGGTCCTCCTGTTCATCCGGGGAACGCGGGCCGTCCAGATCCTCTTCGGACTGCTGATCCTGATGGTGATGTACGTCGTCGCCAAGAAGGCCGGGATGGTCACATTCCAGTGGCTGGTCGGCAACTTCCTGGAAAACCTGCTCGTGGTCCTCGTGGTCGTCTTCCATAGCGAGATACGTCGCGGGCTCGCCAAGATCGGGCAGTGGAGGCTCTTCGGGGGGAGGGGGAGCGCGCCCGACCCGGACGTGATCGAACAGCTTTCCCGAAGCGCGTTCCTGCTGGCGGGGGAGCGCACCGGCGCGATCCTGCTCCTGGAGCGCGAGATGGGGCTCGAGGAGTTCGTCGAGCACGGGAAAAAGCTCGACGCGATCTTTTCTTACGAACTCGCCGCCTCGATTTTCGCGACGAGCTCGCCGGTGCACGACGGGGCGGTGGTGATCCGCCACGACCGGATCGCGGCGGCGGGGGTCATCCTGCCGATCCCGGCCGAATCGATCGAGACCCGCGGCATGGGCACAAGGCACCGCGCGGCGTTCGGCGTGGCGTCCGAAACGGACGCGGTGGCGGTGGTCGTCTCCGAAGAGACGGGGAACGTCACGGTCTTCTCGAACCGTTCGGCGAACCGCGCGGAAACCGTGGAGCAACTGCGGGACACCCTCGGGCTTCTGTTCAACAAGCAGGAGGCGACCCGTGTACGCGGCTGA
- the folP gene encoding dihydropteroate synthase yields the protein MPGGVLDLSGKPLVMGILNVTPDSFSDGGAYRSVEEAVARGLEMEAEGAAILDVGGESTRPGSMPVPADEEMRRVIPVIRGLAGKSNAVISIDTTKAAVANAAVAAGAGIVNDTSALADDPEMAAAVRESGAAVVLMHRRGSPATMQEAPHYDALFEELLADLAERIGAAEDAGIAPDRILVDPGIGFGKRLCDNLALHRHLDRLRVLGRPIVFGPSRKSFIGSLTGAPPAERVFGTAASVAAAVLRGASVVRVHDVKEMREVVEVAYAIRGEASW from the coding sequence TTGCCGGGAGGGGTCCTCGACCTGTCCGGAAAGCCTCTCGTCATGGGGATCCTGAACGTGACGCCGGACTCCTTCTCCGACGGAGGCGCGTACCGGTCCGTCGAAGAGGCGGTCGCGCGAGGATTGGAGATGGAGGCGGAAGGGGCGGCGATCCTCGACGTGGGAGGCGAGTCGACCCGTCCCGGGTCGATGCCCGTCCCGGCGGACGAGGAGATGCGGCGGGTGATCCCCGTCATCCGGGGGCTGGCCGGGAAGTCGAACGCCGTGATCTCGATCGATACGACCAAGGCGGCCGTGGCGAACGCGGCGGTCGCGGCGGGGGCGGGGATCGTGAACGACACGAGCGCTCTTGCCGACGACCCGGAGATGGCGGCCGCGGTTCGCGAATCGGGGGCGGCCGTCGTGCTGATGCACCGGCGGGGGTCGCCGGCGACGATGCAGGAGGCGCCGCACTACGACGCGCTCTTCGAGGAACTGCTGGCCGACCTGGCCGAAAGGATCGGCGCGGCGGAAGACGCGGGGATCGCCCCGGACCGGATCCTCGTCGACCCGGGGATCGGGTTCGGCAAGCGCCTGTGCGACAACCTCGCGCTGCACCGGCACCTCGATCGGCTGCGGGTCCTCGGGCGGCCGATCGTCTTCGGACCGTCGCGAAAATCGTTCATCGGCAGCCTGACCGGCGCGCCGCCGGCGGAGCGGGTCTTCGGCACCGCGGCGTCCGTCGCGGCGGCGGTGCTGCGCGGCGCCAGCGTGGTGCGCGTACACGACGTGAAGGAGATGCGGGAAGTGGTCGAGGTGGCGTACGCGATCCGGGGAGAGGCGTCATGGTAG
- a CDS encoding CdaR family protein yields the protein MYAADLFRVLRRLASQNLGLKVLALALAVAAWWFVAGESKVLVSFTVPLEIRNVPKGLTMTNKPERQVEVRLSGPSSLLSGMRPSEISAGVDLSAARAGRQYFTLDDRAVKVPPGIKVQRIFPSSIEVILDRTERRVVPVVPRIGGGAAVRRRIVRIEVEPRAVEVDALPEEFSRIASVYTEEIVPDSDGETFTTSARVELREPHAKIVGSPSVRVKIQFRK from the coding sequence GTGTACGCGGCTGACCTGTTCCGGGTCCTCCGGCGGCTCGCGAGCCAGAACCTCGGATTGAAAGTCCTCGCGCTCGCGCTGGCGGTGGCGGCGTGGTGGTTCGTCGCAGGCGAGAGCAAGGTGCTCGTGAGCTTCACCGTGCCGTTGGAGATCCGCAACGTGCCGAAGGGGCTCACGATGACGAACAAGCCCGAGCGGCAGGTGGAGGTGCGACTCTCGGGGCCGTCGTCCCTGCTGTCGGGAATGCGCCCTTCGGAGATTTCCGCCGGCGTCGACCTGTCCGCCGCGCGGGCGGGGCGCCAATACTTCACACTGGACGATCGGGCGGTCAAGGTCCCGCCGGGGATCAAGGTGCAGCGGATCTTTCCTTCCTCGATCGAGGTCATCCTCGACCGGACGGAGCGGCGGGTCGTCCCTGTCGTCCCGCGGATCGGGGGCGGGGCCGCCGTGCGCCGCCGGATCGTTCGCATCGAGGTCGAACCCCGGGCGGTGGAGGTCGATGCCCTCCCGGAAGAGTTTTCGCGGATCGCGTCCGTCTACACGGAGGAGATCGTGCCGGACTCGGACGGCGAGACGTTCACGACGTCGGCGCGGGTGGAATTGCGCGAGCCGCATGCTAAGATCGTCGGCAGTCCGAGCGTCCGCGTGAAGATCCAATTCAGGAAATAG
- the glmM gene encoding phosphoglucosamine mutase: MVRRLFGTDGVRGVANTDPMTVETALALGQAATHLFRGKNGRHKIVIGKDTRLSGYMFETALSAGICAMGGDVLLVGPMPTPGIAFLTRSMRADAGVVISASHNPYPDNGIKFFGRDGFKLPDEVESRIEGLMYGEHLKENRPPSPQIGKAQRIDDATGRYIVYLKSTFPAHLSLEGLRIVVDCANGAAYRIAPQVFAELGAEVIPIGVSPNGVNINDRCGSLYPEVVSAKVKDARADLGISLDGDADRVIVVDQKGEVQDGDRIMAICAVDMARKKRLAKNTVVATVMSNIGLELYLKERKIKLVRAPVGDRYVVEAMRAGKCNFGGEQSGHLIFLDYATTGDGVLAALQLLAVMVESGKKISELGKGLVVYPQMLHNIRMKHRVPLDSMKGFRKAQAEFEKGLGSRGRIVVRYSGTEPLLRIMAEGENLDEVETIVKALGEKAREEGR; encoded by the coding sequence TTGGTGAGAAGGCTGTTCGGGACCGACGGCGTGCGAGGGGTCGCCAACACCGACCCGATGACCGTGGAGACCGCGCTGGCGTTGGGGCAGGCCGCAACGCACCTGTTCCGCGGGAAAAACGGCCGGCACAAGATCGTGATCGGGAAGGACACCCGCCTTTCCGGATACATGTTCGAGACGGCGCTGTCGGCCGGCATCTGCGCGATGGGGGGCGACGTTCTGCTCGTGGGGCCGATGCCCACCCCGGGGATCGCGTTTCTCACCCGATCGATGCGGGCCGACGCCGGCGTCGTCATCTCCGCTTCCCACAACCCGTACCCCGACAACGGGATCAAGTTCTTCGGCCGGGACGGGTTCAAGCTCCCCGACGAAGTCGAGTCTAGGATCGAAGGGTTGATGTACGGCGAGCACCTCAAGGAAAACCGCCCTCCTTCGCCGCAGATCGGAAAAGCGCAGCGGATCGACGACGCGACCGGCCGATACATCGTGTACCTGAAGAGCACCTTCCCCGCGCACCTCTCCCTGGAGGGCTTGCGCATCGTGGTGGATTGCGCCAACGGCGCGGCGTACCGGATCGCGCCGCAGGTGTTCGCCGAGCTGGGCGCAGAGGTGATCCCTATCGGCGTTTCCCCCAACGGGGTGAACATCAACGACCGATGCGGATCCCTCTACCCGGAGGTCGTGTCGGCGAAGGTAAAGGACGCGCGCGCGGACCTCGGGATCTCGCTGGACGGCGACGCGGACCGCGTGATCGTCGTGGACCAGAAGGGGGAAGTCCAGGACGGCGACCGGATCATGGCGATCTGCGCCGTGGATATGGCCCGCAAGAAACGGTTGGCGAAGAACACGGTGGTAGCCACCGTCATGAGCAACATCGGTCTCGAACTGTACCTGAAGGAGCGGAAGATCAAGCTCGTTCGAGCCCCGGTCGGGGACCGGTACGTCGTCGAGGCGATGCGGGCCGGCAAATGCAACTTCGGCGGGGAGCAGTCGGGGCACCTCATCTTCCTCGATTACGCCACGACGGGCGACGGGGTGCTCGCGGCGCTGCAGCTCCTCGCCGTCATGGTCGAGTCCGGGAAAAAGATCTCCGAGCTGGGGAAGGGGCTGGTCGTCTACCCGCAGATGCTGCACAACATCCGGATGAAGCATCGGGTGCCGCTCGATTCCATGAAGGGGTTCCGGAAGGCCCAGGCCGAATTCGAGAAGGGGCTCGGGAGCCGCGGACGCATCGTCGTCCGGTACAGCGGAACCGAGCCGCTGCTTCGAATCATGGCGGAGGGGGAGAACCTGGACGAGGTCGAGACGATCGTGAAGGCCCTGGGCGAGAAGGCGAGGGAGGAAGGGCGATGA